A stretch of the Nicotiana tabacum cultivar K326 chromosome 6, ASM71507v2, whole genome shotgun sequence genome encodes the following:
- the LOC107802566 gene encoding uncharacterized protein LOC107802566 isoform X1 — translation MRPINRIFAELNKTDSNLWPVFANQHRRQLQGQVAGFLRSAALFLVVVFCRHEAVQGKIVTKLSSSISHEGIRLNVNASVNLQVRGGSAGVIESIYGVIKPIPILNKTVEVLKSGKISSGTTEIPFSFMLKDPGEEPLEKLYETYHGGDISIQYLASVDISRGYLHKSLSATVEFIIESEKENLPEKPISPEVVMFYITQDTQRHSLLPELKSGGFRVSGKICTLCSLSDPIEGELTVEASAVPIQSIDMHLLRVESILVGEKIATESSLIQTTQIADGDVCRGMALPIYSILPRLLTCPSIFAGPFSVEFKVTIVITFQSEQSKLHPKSSFKTLRSWHAAESVPLELIRTK, via the exons ATGCGACCGATAAATCGTATTTTCGCTGAGCTCAATAAAACGGACTCGAACTTGTGGCCGGTATTTGCAAACCAACACCGGCGACAACTCCAGGGACAGGTCGCGGGGTTTTTGCGCTCAGCAGCTTTGTTCCTCGTTGTCGTTTTTTGTCGTCAT GAAGCAGTGCAAGGCAAAATCGTAACGAAGCTCTCTTCTTCGATTTCTCACGAAGGCATTCGACTCAATGTCAACGCTTCAGTCAACTTGCAG GTTAGAGGAGGATCAGCGGGAGTTATTGAATCTATTTATGGCGTTATTAAGCCTATTCCAATACT GAATAAGACTGTTGAGGTCCTAAAATCTGGTAAGATCAGCTCAGGTACTACAGAG ATTCCATTTTCTTTCATGCTGAAAGATCCAGGAGAAGAACCTTTGGAAAAACTTTATGAAACATATCATGGTGGGGACATTAGCATTCAG TATCTGGCATCTGTAGACATTTCGAGAGGATACTTACACAAGTCTCTATCTGCCACAGTGGAGTTCATTATTGAAAGTGAAAAGG AGAATCTTCCAGAGAAACCTATTTCTCCTGAAGTGGTCATGTTTTATATCACCCAAGACACACAGAGGCATTCACTACTTCCAGAGCTAAAATCAG GGGGATTCAGGGTAAGCGGTAAAATATGCACATTATGTTCTTTGTCGGATCCTATTGAAGGTGAGCTAACTGTTGAAGCATCTGCTGTTCCTATCCAATCCATTGACATGCACTTGCTGCGAGTGGAGTCAATTTTGGTCGGGGAAAAGATAGCAACTGAATCTTCTCTGATACAGACAACTCAG ATAGCTGATGGGGATGTATGTCGAGGCATGGCTCTTCCCATCTACAGTATTCTTCCCCGCCTTTTGACTTGTCCGTCAATCTTTGCTGG TCCATTTTCCGTAGAGTTCAAAGTTACCATTGTAATAACCTTTCAGTCAGAGCAATCGAAGTTGCATCCAAAATCCAGTTTCAAAACTCTTAGATCATGG CACGCAGCAGAAAGTGTTCCCCTTGAACTGATTAGGACAAAGTGA
- the LOC107802566 gene encoding uncharacterized protein LOC107802566 isoform X2, which translates to MRPINRIFAELNKTDSNLWPVFANQHRRQLQGQVAGFLRSAALFLVVVFCRHEAVQGKIVTKLSSSISHEGIRLNVNASVNLQVRGGSAGVIESIYGVIKPIPILNKTVEVLKSGKISSGTTEIPFSFMLKDPGEEPLEKLYETYHGGDISIQYLASVDISRGYLHKSLSATVEFIIESEKEKPISPEVVMFYITQDTQRHSLLPELKSGGFRVSGKICTLCSLSDPIEGELTVEASAVPIQSIDMHLLRVESILVGEKIATESSLIQTTQIADGDVCRGMALPIYSILPRLLTCPSIFAGPFSVEFKVTIVITFQSEQSKLHPKSSFKTLRSWHAAESVPLELIRTK; encoded by the exons ATGCGACCGATAAATCGTATTTTCGCTGAGCTCAATAAAACGGACTCGAACTTGTGGCCGGTATTTGCAAACCAACACCGGCGACAACTCCAGGGACAGGTCGCGGGGTTTTTGCGCTCAGCAGCTTTGTTCCTCGTTGTCGTTTTTTGTCGTCAT GAAGCAGTGCAAGGCAAAATCGTAACGAAGCTCTCTTCTTCGATTTCTCACGAAGGCATTCGACTCAATGTCAACGCTTCAGTCAACTTGCAG GTTAGAGGAGGATCAGCGGGAGTTATTGAATCTATTTATGGCGTTATTAAGCCTATTCCAATACT GAATAAGACTGTTGAGGTCCTAAAATCTGGTAAGATCAGCTCAGGTACTACAGAG ATTCCATTTTCTTTCATGCTGAAAGATCCAGGAGAAGAACCTTTGGAAAAACTTTATGAAACATATCATGGTGGGGACATTAGCATTCAG TATCTGGCATCTGTAGACATTTCGAGAGGATACTTACACAAGTCTCTATCTGCCACAGTGGAGTTCATTATTGAAAGTGAAAAGG AGAAACCTATTTCTCCTGAAGTGGTCATGTTTTATATCACCCAAGACACACAGAGGCATTCACTACTTCCAGAGCTAAAATCAG GGGGATTCAGGGTAAGCGGTAAAATATGCACATTATGTTCTTTGTCGGATCCTATTGAAGGTGAGCTAACTGTTGAAGCATCTGCTGTTCCTATCCAATCCATTGACATGCACTTGCTGCGAGTGGAGTCAATTTTGGTCGGGGAAAAGATAGCAACTGAATCTTCTCTGATACAGACAACTCAG ATAGCTGATGGGGATGTATGTCGAGGCATGGCTCTTCCCATCTACAGTATTCTTCCCCGCCTTTTGACTTGTCCGTCAATCTTTGCTGG TCCATTTTCCGTAGAGTTCAAAGTTACCATTGTAATAACCTTTCAGTCAGAGCAATCGAAGTTGCATCCAAAATCCAGTTTCAAAACTCTTAGATCATGG CACGCAGCAGAAAGTGTTCCCCTTGAACTGATTAGGACAAAGTGA
- the LOC107802566 gene encoding uncharacterized protein LOC107802566 isoform X3 has protein sequence MSVVIKLSRSNRIYRPNEAVQGKIVTKLSSSISHEGIRLNVNASVNLQVRGGSAGVIESIYGVIKPIPILNKTVEVLKSGKISSGTTEIPFSFMLKDPGEEPLEKLYETYHGGDISIQYLASVDISRGYLHKSLSATVEFIIESEKENLPEKPISPEVVMFYITQDTQRHSLLPELKSGGFRVSGKICTLCSLSDPIEGELTVEASAVPIQSIDMHLLRVESILVGEKIATESSLIQTTQIADGDVCRGMALPIYSILPRLLTCPSIFAGPFSVEFKVTIVITFQSEQSKLHPKSSFKTLRSWHAAESVPLELIRTK, from the exons ATGTCAGTAGTAATCAAACTTTCCCGATCCAACCGCATCTATCGCCCTAAT GAAGCAGTGCAAGGCAAAATCGTAACGAAGCTCTCTTCTTCGATTTCTCACGAAGGCATTCGACTCAATGTCAACGCTTCAGTCAACTTGCAG GTTAGAGGAGGATCAGCGGGAGTTATTGAATCTATTTATGGCGTTATTAAGCCTATTCCAATACT GAATAAGACTGTTGAGGTCCTAAAATCTGGTAAGATCAGCTCAGGTACTACAGAG ATTCCATTTTCTTTCATGCTGAAAGATCCAGGAGAAGAACCTTTGGAAAAACTTTATGAAACATATCATGGTGGGGACATTAGCATTCAG TATCTGGCATCTGTAGACATTTCGAGAGGATACTTACACAAGTCTCTATCTGCCACAGTGGAGTTCATTATTGAAAGTGAAAAGG AGAATCTTCCAGAGAAACCTATTTCTCCTGAAGTGGTCATGTTTTATATCACCCAAGACACACAGAGGCATTCACTACTTCCAGAGCTAAAATCAG GGGGATTCAGGGTAAGCGGTAAAATATGCACATTATGTTCTTTGTCGGATCCTATTGAAGGTGAGCTAACTGTTGAAGCATCTGCTGTTCCTATCCAATCCATTGACATGCACTTGCTGCGAGTGGAGTCAATTTTGGTCGGGGAAAAGATAGCAACTGAATCTTCTCTGATACAGACAACTCAG ATAGCTGATGGGGATGTATGTCGAGGCATGGCTCTTCCCATCTACAGTATTCTTCCCCGCCTTTTGACTTGTCCGTCAATCTTTGCTGG TCCATTTTCCGTAGAGTTCAAAGTTACCATTGTAATAACCTTTCAGTCAGAGCAATCGAAGTTGCATCCAAAATCCAGTTTCAAAACTCTTAGATCATGG CACGCAGCAGAAAGTGTTCCCCTTGAACTGATTAGGACAAAGTGA